The following coding sequences are from one Arachis hypogaea cultivar Tifrunner chromosome 7, arahy.Tifrunner.gnm2.J5K5, whole genome shotgun sequence window:
- the LOC112701883 gene encoding uncharacterized protein isoform X1, with protein sequence MVLLTEQMESDLGKLFIGGISWDTDEERLKEYFGKFGEVIEAVIMRDRTTGRARGFGFIVFADLAVAERVIMDKHVIDGRTVEAKKAVPRDDQQAINRQSASMQGSPSPGRTKKIFVGGLPSTITESDFKKYFDQFGTITDVVVMYDHNTQRPRGFGFITYDSEEAVDRVLYKTFHELNGKLVEVKRAVPKDLSPGPNRSPLIGYNYGLNRTSSYLNSYAQGFNINPIGGYGIRMDGRFSPLSSGRSSFTPFGSSGYGMGVNLESALSPNYGGTSNYGGNIGYGRIFSPFYSGNSSRYTTPIGFSGGNARSDTLTNSASRNVWGNGGLNTTTNNPVSPGAYLGSGSGAFGVSIGNSGTNWGPSVPTQGGGAASGYATWSNVYAGGDSSIGLGGGGGYGRNSGTNATQSSTFAAPNSVYDGPYGELYRSGSAYNDSTWRSAASEVDGSGAFGYGLGGIVSDDPVKSSEGFIGNYNVTSRQSNRGIAA encoded by the exons ATGGTTTTGTTAACAGAACAGATGGAATCGGATCTTGGAAAGCTCTTCATTGGGGGGATTTCATGGGACACTGATGAGGAACGCCTCAAGGAATATTTTGGGAAATTTGGTGAGGTGATAGAAGCTGTGATCATGAGGGATCGGACAACGGGTCGTGCTCGTGGATTCGGCTTTATTGTCTTTGCTGATCTTGCTGTTGCAGAAAGAGTAATTATGGATAAACATGTAATCGATGGCCGCACG GTTGAAGCAAAGAAGGCTGTTCCCAGAGATGATCAGCAAGCTATAAATAGGCAGTCTGCTAGCATGCAGGGATCTCCTAGTCCTGGTCGCACGAAGAAAATCTTCGTTGGAGGTTTACCATCAACGATCACGGAAAGTGATTTCAAGAAGTATTTTGATCAGTTCGGTACAATTACTGATGTTGTAGTGATGTATGATCATAATACTCAGAGGCCAAGAGGATTTGGCTTCATCACTTATGATTCGGAAGAAGCTGTGGACAGAGTTCTTTATAAAACATTTCATGAACTCAATGGGAAGTTGGTTGAGGTCAAGAGGGCAGTTCCAAAAGATCTTTCTCCTGGACCCAATCGGAGCCCATTGATAGGATATAACTATGGTTTGAATAGGACAAGTAGCTACCTAAACAGTTATGCTCAGGGTTTTAATATTAATCCGATAGGAGGCTATGGCATAAGGATGGATGGTAGATTTAGTCCACTTTCTAGTGGTAGAAGCAGTTTTACCCCATTTGGATCCAGTGGTTATGGAATGGGAGTGAATTTGGAATCAGCATTGAGTCCAAACTATGGAGGAACTTCCAATTATGGGGGAAATATAGGGTACGGTCGAATATTTAGTCCTTTCTATAGTGGCAATTCAAGCAGGTACACTACTCCTATTGGCTTTAGTGGGGGCAATGCAAGAAGCGACACTCTTACGAACTCAGCTTCTAGGAATGTCTGGGGAAATGGTGGCCTGAATACTACGACTAATAACCCCGTCAGCCCTGGTGCTTACTTGGGATCAGGAAGTGGGGCTTTCGGTGTTTCCATTGGAAATAGTGGTACCAATTGGGGTCCATCAGTTCCAACGCAGGGTGGAGGGGCTGCTTCCGGCTATGCTACTTGGAGCAATGTTTATGCCGGTGGAGATAGTAGCATAGgattaggaggaggaggagggtatGGAAGGAACAGTGGCACAAATGCGACCCAGTCCTCTACATTTGCTGCACCAAACAGTGTTTATGATGGACCCTATGGGGAGTTATACCGCAGTGGTTCTGCTTACAATGACTCTACTTGGCGGTCCGCTGCTTCTGAGGTAGATGGTTCTGGTGCATTTGGTTATGGACTTGGTGGCATTGTTTCAGATGATCCAGTGAAGAGTTCTGAGGGTTTTATTGGGAACTACAATGTAACAAGTAGACAATCTAATAGAG GAATTGCTGCTTAG
- the LOC112701883 gene encoding heterogeneous nuclear ribonucleoprotein 1-like isoform X2, whose protein sequence is MESDLGKLFIGGISWDTDEERLKEYFGKFGEVIEAVIMRDRTTGRARGFGFIVFADLAVAERVIMDKHVIDGRTVEAKKAVPRDDQQAINRQSASMQGSPSPGRTKKIFVGGLPSTITESDFKKYFDQFGTITDVVVMYDHNTQRPRGFGFITYDSEEAVDRVLYKTFHELNGKLVEVKRAVPKDLSPGPNRSPLIGYNYGLNRTSSYLNSYAQGFNINPIGGYGIRMDGRFSPLSSGRSSFTPFGSSGYGMGVNLESALSPNYGGTSNYGGNIGYGRIFSPFYSGNSSRYTTPIGFSGGNARSDTLTNSASRNVWGNGGLNTTTNNPVSPGAYLGSGSGAFGVSIGNSGTNWGPSVPTQGGGAASGYATWSNVYAGGDSSIGLGGGGGYGRNSGTNATQSSTFAAPNSVYDGPYGELYRSGSAYNDSTWRSAASEVDGSGAFGYGLGGIVSDDPVKSSEGFIGNYNVTSRQSNRGIAA, encoded by the exons ATGGAATCGGATCTTGGAAAGCTCTTCATTGGGGGGATTTCATGGGACACTGATGAGGAACGCCTCAAGGAATATTTTGGGAAATTTGGTGAGGTGATAGAAGCTGTGATCATGAGGGATCGGACAACGGGTCGTGCTCGTGGATTCGGCTTTATTGTCTTTGCTGATCTTGCTGTTGCAGAAAGAGTAATTATGGATAAACATGTAATCGATGGCCGCACG GTTGAAGCAAAGAAGGCTGTTCCCAGAGATGATCAGCAAGCTATAAATAGGCAGTCTGCTAGCATGCAGGGATCTCCTAGTCCTGGTCGCACGAAGAAAATCTTCGTTGGAGGTTTACCATCAACGATCACGGAAAGTGATTTCAAGAAGTATTTTGATCAGTTCGGTACAATTACTGATGTTGTAGTGATGTATGATCATAATACTCAGAGGCCAAGAGGATTTGGCTTCATCACTTATGATTCGGAAGAAGCTGTGGACAGAGTTCTTTATAAAACATTTCATGAACTCAATGGGAAGTTGGTTGAGGTCAAGAGGGCAGTTCCAAAAGATCTTTCTCCTGGACCCAATCGGAGCCCATTGATAGGATATAACTATGGTTTGAATAGGACAAGTAGCTACCTAAACAGTTATGCTCAGGGTTTTAATATTAATCCGATAGGAGGCTATGGCATAAGGATGGATGGTAGATTTAGTCCACTTTCTAGTGGTAGAAGCAGTTTTACCCCATTTGGATCCAGTGGTTATGGAATGGGAGTGAATTTGGAATCAGCATTGAGTCCAAACTATGGAGGAACTTCCAATTATGGGGGAAATATAGGGTACGGTCGAATATTTAGTCCTTTCTATAGTGGCAATTCAAGCAGGTACACTACTCCTATTGGCTTTAGTGGGGGCAATGCAAGAAGCGACACTCTTACGAACTCAGCTTCTAGGAATGTCTGGGGAAATGGTGGCCTGAATACTACGACTAATAACCCCGTCAGCCCTGGTGCTTACTTGGGATCAGGAAGTGGGGCTTTCGGTGTTTCCATTGGAAATAGTGGTACCAATTGGGGTCCATCAGTTCCAACGCAGGGTGGAGGGGCTGCTTCCGGCTATGCTACTTGGAGCAATGTTTATGCCGGTGGAGATAGTAGCATAGgattaggaggaggaggagggtatGGAAGGAACAGTGGCACAAATGCGACCCAGTCCTCTACATTTGCTGCACCAAACAGTGTTTATGATGGACCCTATGGGGAGTTATACCGCAGTGGTTCTGCTTACAATGACTCTACTTGGCGGTCCGCTGCTTCTGAGGTAGATGGTTCTGGTGCATTTGGTTATGGACTTGGTGGCATTGTTTCAGATGATCCAGTGAAGAGTTCTGAGGGTTTTATTGGGAACTACAATGTAACAAGTAGACAATCTAATAGAG GAATTGCTGCTTAG
- the LOC112701884 gene encoding uncharacterized protein — protein sequence MESPQSVVSPLKKSVLVDNEKQKHDVPLSKDIEVNGTKDDFMGVVDVYIHEARDIHNICIYHKQDVYAKICLTSDPDNSVSTKIINGGGNNPVFNENLSLSVRTVDSAVKCEIWMLSRVRNYLEDQLLGFALVPLSEVLVNKDCKLEKEFSLSSTDLFHSPAGFVQLSLAYSGASPDVMAISSMPLKLAANEIDKDSEPCSESLVEDLDKIEFPDPKIAKEDCLMVSEYISIQCSEDAENHSSVESMQPPPPPKVDSPPSSVSTNGISSPSVAASSESSAAKEEKKTMDVKNGDTDSSSREAFAKPLVSLKIEPEPEPSMVQQDIVDMYMKSMQQFTESLAKMKLPNMDSEKGVASSGNSGSSEQKLQASRSGNSRVFYGSRAFF from the coding sequence ATGGAGTCCCCACAATCTGTTGTGTCACCATTGAAGAAATCTGTGTTGGTTGATAATGAGAAGCAAAAACATGATGTTCCCTTGTCTAAGGACATTGAAGTCAATGGAACAAAGGATGATTTCATGGGTGTTGTTGATGTTTACATCCATGAGGCCAGGGacattcataacatctgcatatACCACAAGCAAGATGTTTATGCCAAAATTTGTTTGACAAGTGATCCTGATAACTCTGTCTCCACCAAGATCATCAACGGTGGAGGAAACAACCCTGTGTTCAATGAGAATCTAAGTCTAAGTGTTAGGACTGTTGATTCGGCTGTGAAATGTGAGATTTGGATGCTGAGCCGGGTCAGGAACTATCTAGAAGACCAGTTGCTTGGTTTTGCTTTGGTGCCTCTTTCTGAAGTTCTGGTGAATAAGGATTGCAAGCTTGAGAAAGAGTTCTCGCTTTCTTCCACCGATCTTTTCCATTCTCCGGCCGGTTTTGTTCAGCTTTCACTTGCCTACTCCGGTGCTTCCCCTGATGTTATGGCAATATCctcaatgcctttgaaattgGCTGCAAATGAGATTGACAAGGACTCAGAACCGTGCAGCGAGTCGTTGGTGGAAGATTTAGACAAGATTGAGTTCCCTGATCCGAAAATAGCCAAGGAAGATTGCTTGATGGTTTCGGAATACATAAGCATTCAATGTTCTGAGGATGCTGAAAACCATAGCAGTGTTGAATCAATGCAACCTCCACCTCCTCCTAAGGTTGATTCTCCACCAAGCAGTGTATCAACAAATGGAATCTCGTCTCCTTCGGTGGCTGCAAGCTCAGAATCCTCTGCTGCTAAGGAAGAGAAGAAAACTATGGATGTAAAAAATGGTGATACTGATTCCTCGAGTAGGGAAGCATTCGCGAAACCTCTTGTGAGTTTGAAAATTGAGCCAGAGCCAGAGCCAAGCATGGTGCAGCAGGACATAGTAGACATGTATATGAAAAGTATGCAGCAATTCACCGAGTCGTTGGCGAAAATGAAGCTTCCTAATATGGACAGTGAGAAGGGAGTAGCTAGCTCAGGTAACTCCGGCAGCTCTGAGCAGAAGCTTCAGGCGTCAAGGAGTGGTAACTCGCGCGTGTTCTATGGTAGTAGAGCTTTCTTCTGA